The following coding sequences are from one Lipingzhangella halophila window:
- a CDS encoding acyl-CoA synthetase, with translation MRNNGIGSWPARRARMAPDRVAIVHEDRTLNYDDLQRRVLRLAHALRGLGVHRGDRVAYLGHNHPSLLETLFAAGLIGAVFVPLNTRLATPELAYIVGDSGSSVLVYGPEHAETAEGLRERTVVREFVPVAGGGDTASGFEDLIAGSPEDPLDEPVELDDMCMIMYTSGTTGRPKGAVLTHGNITWNCVNVVIEVDLTADEVTLVSAPLFHTAALNMTCLPTLMKGGRVVITKGFDPEETIDLFTSQRITWMFGVPAMFNALAASPRWEEADVSSLRVLEAGGAPVPESTIETYQKRGLTFLQGYGMTETAPGALFLGAADSARKAGSAGKSSFFTNVRVVDENGRDTEPGQPGEIVVAGPNVMSGYWGRPDSTAAAFTNDGWFRTGDVATVDDEGYVYVVDRVKDMIISGGENIYPAEVENVLYDHPAVKEVAVIGVPDEKWGEAGRAIVVPREGTEATPQDLLDHCSGRLARYKIPKSVHFADALPRNASGKLLKTHLRQSHGDP, from the coding sequence ATGCGTAACAACGGAATCGGCTCTTGGCCGGCGCGCCGCGCGCGCATGGCGCCGGACCGGGTGGCGATCGTCCACGAGGACCGCACGCTCAACTACGACGATCTCCAACGGCGCGTGCTGCGGCTCGCGCACGCCCTGCGCGGGCTCGGGGTGCACCGGGGCGACCGGGTGGCCTACCTGGGCCACAACCACCCGTCGCTGCTGGAGACCCTCTTCGCCGCCGGACTCATCGGCGCCGTTTTCGTCCCCCTCAACACCCGGCTCGCCACTCCCGAGCTCGCCTACATCGTCGGCGACTCCGGGAGCAGCGTGCTCGTCTACGGCCCGGAGCACGCCGAGACGGCCGAAGGGCTGCGCGAGCGCACCGTGGTGCGCGAGTTCGTCCCCGTCGCCGGCGGCGGCGACACCGCCTCCGGCTTCGAGGACCTCATCGCCGGCTCCCCGGAGGACCCGCTCGACGAGCCGGTCGAGCTGGACGACATGTGCATGATCATGTACACGTCGGGTACCACCGGCCGCCCCAAGGGAGCGGTTCTCACGCACGGCAACATCACCTGGAACTGCGTCAACGTCGTCATCGAGGTCGACCTGACCGCTGATGAGGTGACGCTCGTCAGCGCTCCCCTGTTCCACACCGCCGCGCTCAACATGACGTGCCTGCCCACCCTGATGAAGGGCGGCCGGGTGGTCATCACCAAGGGGTTCGACCCCGAGGAGACCATCGACCTGTTCACGTCGCAGCGGATCACCTGGATGTTCGGGGTGCCCGCGATGTTCAACGCGCTGGCCGCCTCACCGCGGTGGGAGGAGGCCGACGTGTCCTCGCTGCGCGTGCTGGAGGCGGGCGGCGCGCCCGTCCCCGAGTCCACGATCGAGACCTACCAGAAGCGCGGCCTGACGTTCCTGCAGGGGTACGGCATGACCGAGACCGCGCCGGGCGCGCTGTTCCTCGGGGCCGCCGACAGCGCACGCAAGGCGGGGTCGGCCGGCAAGTCGAGCTTCTTCACCAACGTCCGGGTGGTCGACGAGAACGGCCGCGACACCGAACCCGGCCAGCCCGGCGAGATCGTCGTGGCCGGGCCCAACGTCATGAGCGGCTACTGGGGACGGCCCGACAGCACCGCGGCGGCGTTCACCAACGACGGCTGGTTCCGGACCGGGGACGTGGCCACCGTGGACGACGAGGGTTACGTCTACGTGGTCGACCGGGTGAAGGACATGATCATCTCCGGCGGGGAGAACATCTACCCGGCCGAGGTGGAGAACGTCCTCTACGACCACCCGGCCGTCAAGGAGGTGGCCGTGATCGGCGTGCCCGACGAGAAGTGGGGCGAGGCCGGCCGGGCGATCGTGGTCCCGCGGGAAGGCACCGAGGCCACCCCGCAGGACCTCCTCGACCACTGCTCGGGGCGCCTCGCCCGGTACAAGATCCCCAAGTCGGTGCACTTCGCCGACGCGCTCCCCCGCAACGCCTCCGGGAAGCTGCTCAAGACCCACCTGCGCCAGAGCCACGGCGACCCCTGA